A stretch of the Pseudorasbora parva isolate DD20220531a chromosome 13, ASM2467924v1, whole genome shotgun sequence genome encodes the following:
- the LOC137038125 gene encoding protein FAM13A-like yields MTQLLKVFRDSEDEELNQAVRTILNRLPEEHFNVLSYLLFFLARVAAESHLNLMTSKNLSIVFGPTIFHVPLCPTMVEDQTLCNTLTEHLLNNLKHLLPNIYPHASTGNTAEAGDSTDEECVKQPPLTEIRSKLPKIGKLRRLRKRLRRFVKIMCFCTGSSNNTESGEETWT; encoded by the exons ATGACACAACTGCTGAAGGTGTTCAGGG ACTCAGAAGATGAAGAACTCAATCAGGCTGTGAGGACGATCCTGAACCGTCTTCCTGAGGAACATTTTAACGTCCTCTCCTACCTGCTGTTCTTCCTGGCCCGTGTGGCTGCTGAGAGTCATCTAAATCTTATGACATCCAAGAACTTGTCAATAGTTTTTGGACCCACCATCTTTCA TGTTCCTCTCTGCCCCACCATGGTTGAGGATCAGACTCTGTGTAACACTTTGACAGAGCACCTGCTCAACAACCTGAAACATTTGCTGCCAAACATTTACCCTCATGCATCCACCGGCAACACAGCA GAGGCAGGGGACTCGACGGATGAAGAGTGTGTCAAACAACCGCCACTCACAGAAATCCG ATCGAAGCTACCTAAAATTGGAAAACTGCGGCGATTGAGAAAAAGATTAAGAcgttttgtaaaaataatgtgctTCTGCACTGGCAG TAGTAACAACACAGAGAGTGGAGAGGAAACCTGGACATAG